Genomic DNA from Corticium candelabrum chromosome 5, ooCorCand1.1, whole genome shotgun sequence:
TGGCTTCGTGGATCCTCCTGTACATGTAACATTCAGCGAAAAGCCAGGACGTTTCGAACCACGTCGGTTCTGTTTCAGTGGCAGTCTTGATGTGGTCACATAACGCATTCCAATCGTATTCATCGTCACCGCCGTCTTCAAGATGAGAAAGCTGTTTGTTGGTCAGCATTTCGTTTTTTAACTTTGAGAGTCTCTCTACTATTAAACTGCAATCAGTTGAGACATCCTGAATCGAACAAATGTTGAAAAGCTTGAGTAACCAAAtgttcatacacatacacagaaacTATTTCTTGATGATCATTTTGTATTATAATTCTATTTTATGTATTCACTTAATgtatataataattttattttttatatattaatttttaataattaatatactataaaattattttaataatataataaaattattttatatattaataattagttcaCCCAACTTACACTTCTTGGCCAATttcttgaaatttcttgcaattTCTTGAGGTATCTTGCTTCATTGTTTTTGCTCTAACTCTACTGTTTTGGGTATAATTTGCTTAATTTTCAGAAGTTCAAAATGGCAGCCCCGTGTAGCCAATTTCTTGTAAGATCTTGTTTGCATAAAAGTGGCCATTTTGAAACTTGTAGAAATATTATCAGAATGTTTAGTATACTAGCTGCTACTGTGAAAAAGGCTCAGCAAGTAAATAGTAGAGTTAGAGAAATTACGATATCTGAAGAAATTGCAGGAAATTGCAAGAAATTGGCCAAGAAGTTCGAGCTGGGAAAAGGTCGGGAAATGTAAGTAAAATACAAATATGACATAATTGTTCACTCATGCACTCACTCATTAattcactcactcactctctctcacacacacacacacacacacacacacacacacacacacaactatcTGTGCCTCATCCATCCCAGtgtctcagtgtgtgtgtgtgtgtgtgtgtgtgtgtgtgtgtgtgtgtgtgtgtgtgtgtgtgtggtgtgtgtgtgtgtgtgtgtgtgtgtgtgtgtgtgtgcgtgtgtgtgtctgtgtctgtgtgtctgtgtgtgtgtgtgtgtgtgtgtgtgtgtgtgtgtctgtgtgtgtgtgtgtgtgtgtgtgtgtgtgtgtgtgtgtgtgtgtgtctgtgtgtgtgtgtgtgtgtgtgtgtgtgtggtgtgtgtgtgtgtgtgtgtgtgtgtgtgtgtgtgtgtgtgtgtgtgtgtgtctgtgtgtgtgcgtgcgtgcgtgctgcTACGCACCTacatcaaacaaacaccacaatGCCCACCTTCTTTCCATCTCTCAGCATTCGCCCAGCGTGCTTGTGGACGGTATCAATAGCCTTCGTGAGAATGACTGGCATGCGGTCCCGGATAGTAAAATAAGCAAACGTGCTAGAAAATTCCAACAAATACCAACAAATACAATATACAGCTACAAGGCACAACTCCTACTCTTTATCCTTCCCAGACAAGCGAGGAGGTCGAGCCATAGAGACCAGACCCTTTTTAGCTAGTTGAATTCTATGATGCAAAATAGCCTCGACATCCCAGACTCGTTTAGCGCCAAGTAACTTACACACGAGTCTGGAAGACCGAagcaatttttcaaaatgtcaGTCGAATGTAAACTACTGCACGACTGCCCCGACTTTCTTAGAGGTGCAGTCGAAATATTGAACTCAGAATGGAAAATGTCACAGGCAGCAAGGTAAAACAAGTTGCCGTCTCTGGATGTTTTAATGACAAATCCTTAATTTTTTGCAGAGAACACGCAATTAGTCGTTCGTCTGACGACTTGCCTTGTTCTCTGCTCTTGGTGAGTGAAGGCGACGAGGTCATTGGACACGCCAGGATATCGGCCGTCGTCGGCATTCCGTCCGGTGTTTTTATAGAATCGGGTGCCGACGTCATAGTTTTTTTCGAAAATTTTGTTCTGTGGTGACGATGGTTGATGTTCAGTTGTTGTGGCTAAGcgtttgcgtgggcgtggctaCGGGAGAACAATTATGGAGGAATGCGAGAAATTCGCTCGCAGGTATTTTGATTTATGTGCACACAACAGTGACTGGTCTAGatgacacacacgcgcgcgcgcgcgcgcatacacacacacacacacacacacacacacacgcacgcacgcacgcacacacacacacacacacacacacacacacacacacacacacattatccaTTCATCAATGCTGTGTTGTGGAATAATCCTATAATGATAGATGACATCTTGCATGCTCACAAACTAATTTTTTTACGATGACGGCAGTACTGTACTCTCAACAACCGTCTTCATTTTGTATTCGctgtaaatttatttaatcacataCTTCACTTGCTTGCCTTTACTTAATTATGTAGACATAATACATCATCATATTTTATGTCATAAATAATACAACATTTACTAAACTAACACTAGATGTAAGAATTTGCATGCTTATGCTAaatgtttatatattttaaatcaataaataattaaaatatttaattatttatttaaaaattaacatGGTTAGCTATTTATTAAagttattaaataattagttatttattaaaataattaataattaaaatattaaaaataattaaattttaattaacttgcaGTAGATACATGCAGAATGTAAGTTAATGTGTTGGAGGCTAAATAGTAAACACTTGTATGCATTGTATGCTTACAACAAGCTGCTGACAATGTCTACACACATTTTAGTGTATATGTAGAATGAGAAAAGACACATTGTATCTCTCTACTCACGACAAGGAAGCATTTTATAGACACCTCGGCTATACCTCTGGTCCAATTGTATCTCCTTTGGGCCAGAGCAGTAAACTGATCAGTCACGATCAGGTAGTTGTGTTTGACTACTGACAACTAATTGCTGGTAATCTTTGATGCGGTTGTAGCTCTTAGGCTTGGCAGCATCATTTGGAAATTTGAGAACTACTGGAACAGAGAATGAAAGAGCTAGTGGGATAGAAAATGGAGAAGAGAATAGAGATGTGAATGACTGTAATGAGCAGACAACTAATGCTGTTATTCATCCATCTCACTCATCTGCACCTCCACCTCCACCTCCACCTCTGCCTAGAGTTTGTGCAAGCAGCCAGTCACCACAACAAGTACAAGTTTGGCTCAGAAAGATATTAATATGATTATAATCTGATGTTATTATGTATAAAGCAAAGAAATGGTGATTTCAATAGGTAATGGTTGAAAGTACTACAGTAGACCTACTTTAGCTTAGTTGTAGAGAATCAAATAATTCTTATCTCAATCGTTTTGAATAGACTTTAGTAGCTTATAGAGAAACAAAGATACTTTGAACGCAAATCTTGAAAATGGAAACCTTGgcataaaatattaattattattagttattacaataaatatagCAAACAATGTACTCGAGGCCAATTACACTCTAAACATGCAGTAGGCTCATGGTTTGCATAAAgaagctctgtctgtctgtcagtctgtctgtctgtctgtctgtctgtctgtctgtgtctgtctgtttgtctgtctgcagtaCGAGATGGAGCCTAATTTAATTGAAGATGATAATATGGGTATGCTGGCACAGCACACGATTGGCCCAGTCTATACTTCATTGTATTGCATTCATTTCTTGTCCTGGATGCCATTCTATCACATCGTCATGTGTATCCATTCAAATGCTCATGCATAATGCATCAATGTGGAGCAATCCTATTTCTATACTACCTGatataattaatgtaattttaaaaTGTGACGCTTCAGCTGTAACTTAATGCAGTCAGGTAGATGCAAGGTATTCACTGGATTGGTACGGTTTTCAGTCAGTTTCTTAGAACATTTGAGAAGACTCGTGACTTTTAAGGGGCTGCTAAGAGAGGTTTATGAAAATAATAATACTTTTGTTTATAAGCATCAAATAGTTACTCAAATTCAAATCAAAGCATTTGTCCTAAGATTACAAAACATCTACAAATCATCATCATGCGTTGTTGTCATTCCCAGATCACTGTCAGTTGTTGCATCAGCAGACAAATCGAAATGTGCTTTATCACCACCTTTGCTCCTTGTTAGTGTTAGTAATTTAGGAAGAAACTTGAGAGTCAGACCCTTGTGTTCCTTCTTGACCGGCTTTTGTTGCTCTGGCTTATAGCGAATTTGGAGTCTTGACATGAGCTGGTGACGTATCCGGTTGTTGAGCAAGACGTTGAACAGAAAAATAAGAAAACCGAGTAGAGAATTGGACACAGCAAAGAGATACTGAAATACAGTGAGAAGGCTGCAGATCACGTCACCGGGCCCATCGGCATCAGGAAAGAAACCCTGATAGTCAACTAGAGTTGCGGCCCCCAACAGCCATGTTGCTCCCAAGTTTAGTGATACCATTATCATCCCTTTCATTCGTCTGCCTCCATCCGTTTTGTCACGTCTTGTTGTCATTCTTGCCTGCGTCTTAGATCGAGTGCGTAAAACAAAGTAGACCCTGATtatgatgaagaaattgagCCACACGATGGTAAGAGCAGGAACAGCAAACATTCCCAGAAAGACTCCGGTATTAGTGATCCAGCAACTAAAAGTAGAAAGGCAATTATAGAGCGATATTGTGAATGTACTCGTTGCCTAAATGCAATGTGGTTACCTACTGTGGATGCATAAATTTTGTGGATTTTTTCTATACTTTACTCAAAACTCATGAATTTACAGTAGCATtgtgctgtactgtacatgaaaGACTTCACTTCAAGAATGACTGGTCTAGTGAATTGCCTCTCAAGGCCAACGGACTTTGCTTGAGTCGGAGTTGACCATAGCATACTACACTAACTTTAACTTGCATCTCGTCCATGTGACAAGCAACTCGTCataactcacacacacacacacacacacacacacacacacacacacacacacacaccacacacacacacacacacacacacacacacacacacacacacgtgcaaacacacacatacacacacacacacacacacacacacacacacacacacatacacacacacacacacacacacacacacacacacacacacacacacacacacacacacagctatgTACATGGTTAAGACACCCACATGTAGTGATAAGGATTCAAAGCCAACTTACTAGCTGAGGTCAACTTCTGTGCTGTCATCATCTCTGTACACTTCCACAACTCCATAAATCTCAATATGACCAGAGGATCCCGTAACATTAGTTGAATTACCATCCGACGAACCACCGGCCACAGCACTCGAAATCTCCTGAATAGCAAGTAGTATCACTACCACTAAAGCTGAGCTTCCTAttccaaacaaacagaagtcaATAGAGTGAAATTTGTGATCACATGCTACCGACCCCAAACAATAGCATACGCTGTGTTGCGAAACTTTGTTGAGCTCTGATCGATtcccatagcaacaacaaGGTCACGATAAATACACATTCCCTCCATCATCAACCAAAGAAATGTTGACAGCAAAAGGAAGTGAAGAAGGGCCGCTACAGCAGTACATGCTCCAGCTAGAGACACAGCCGTGCGGACAGTCGTGAAAACGACCATGGCAAGTAGTAATGCAATGCAGAAGTTGACAGTAATGTGTGAAGAGTTCATAATTTGACCTCTATGACTGAAAAATACAAGTATAGTGTAAACAACTAGAATGCAAAAATATTGTGTAATCGTGTAGTTACACAATGTTGTTAAACCTGACAATTTTTAGTTATCTCGCTCCCAGCAGTCATACTGCATGCCTTTGTTCAATCagttctgtctgcctgcctgcctttaATTGTTGAAAATcatgtattgtagtgtgtagagatgctgtatcctaatataataacctgcctgcctgtctgtctgtctgtctacctgtgtgtgtgtgtgtgtgtgtgtgtgtgtgtgtgtgtgtgtgtgtgtgtgtgtgtgtgtgtctgtctgtctgtctgtctgtctgtctgtgtgtctgtctgtttgtgtgtttgtttgtctgtctgtctgtctgtcccaataaatttattatatacATCAATGTAGGTACGTACATGTGGCAAAGCAAAACAGCAAAGTACACAAAGTACGTAAGTTTTGTCTGTCAAGCAGTCagagtcagtcagtctgtcatgATTCTACTGACATATGAACTGCCATGGATATATTTTTAACTTTTAGTGCTCTGTACATAGAAGTTTGTGTCTAATAAATGATGtctgtcagacagacagacagacagacagacagacagacagacagacagtgagttTCGCTTAGCGGCTCTATT
This window encodes:
- the LOC134180410 gene encoding N-alpha-acetyltransferase 80-like is translated as MSVECKLLHDCPDFLRGAVEILNSEWKMSQAAREHAISRSSDDLPCSLLLVSEGDEVIGHARISAVVGIPSGVFIESVVVAKRLRGRGYGRTIMEECEKFARRMRKDTLYLSTHDKEAFYRHLGYTSGPIVSPLGQSSKLISHDQLLGLAASFGNLRTTGTENERASGIENGEENRDVNDCNEQTTNAVIHPSHSSAPPPPPPPLPRVCASSQSPQQVQVWLRKILI